The Thermodesulfobacterium sp. TA1 sequence CTGATGAGCTTGCATAAACTTTTGGATTAGAGCTACCACCTCTCTTTTTTCTGCAACCCATAAGGGGGCTACCAAATCTTCTTTGCGAGCCTCTGAGCAGAGTCTATGGATAACCGTATTTTCAGGTAGATAGGTTAGGGCCTCTGCTACCAAAGAGACATATTCTTCTTTGTCCAAAGGTGTAATTTGCTTTTGATGATATAGGACCTCAAGTTGAGAACCCTTAGGTATGTATAAAGCATGAAATTTAATACCATCAATCTGTAGTTTAGCCAGGGTTTTAACGGTCTCTAACATCATTTCTCTGGTTTCTCCTGGCAAACCAAAGATGATATGTACCACCACCGGGAGACCAAACTTTTTTAATAGTTGATAAGCTTCTAAAAAGTCTTCAAAAGTATGGCCTCGGTTTATTTTTTTTAAGGTTTCATTATGTATGGTTTGTAACCCAAGCTCAACCCATACATAATAACCTAAGTTTACATAACCGAGGAGAAGCTCTACTACCTCTTGAGAAATACAATCAGGTCTGGTTCCGATGGCAAGTCCAACGATTGAGCGGTCTAAAAAAACTATATCATAAAGGTTTTTAAGGGTTTCAGGGTCTGCATAGGTATTACTAAAGGACTGAAAATAGGCGATGAATTTGTTAAAACCTTTAGGTTTATATATATTAAGAAAATACAATACTTGTTTTTCTAAGGTTCTCCCTTCTGCATAAAGCCCTGTTCCAGAACCTTTACTATCACAGTAAATACATCCTCCGTATCCTTTAGTTCCATCACGGTTTGGACAACTAAGCCCTGCATCTAACGGAATTTTTTTTACTTTTTCGCCAAATTTTTGTTTTAAAAAGGAGTTTAAAGAACGATAAAATATAAGGTTTTTCATGTATTAAATAATAGAGTTTTTTTAGTTTTTTTCAACGTCAAATGGTCTATGGGCTTGTCACCCATATGTAAACAAGCTCTTTTGTGAGAAGAAGTATTATCTAAGGAAGCCTATATTTAGGCATGAACCTGATAACTAATTTCAAGACCATTTAAACTAAGAGCAATTTTTTCATTTAAAGATTCTTTGATGTAAAACTTAAAAATTGTGTTAATTTAATAAACTATGGGGCAAAACCTTGAGTTGGAGACTAGTCAAACAGTCGATAGTTTAGAGAAGAATTGTTTTACGGTAAAGGAAATTACTCAAAAGGTTAAAACGCTGATAGAAGAGGGTTTTTCTTTATTGTGGGTAGAAGGAGAGATTACCAATCTTAGGTATGCTCAAAACGGTAATGTTTACTTCAATCTTACCGAAGAAGATGCTGGTATCAAGGCTATCATTTTTAACGGCCAGAAAAACGGAGAGATATTTTCTTATCTAAAAAACGGGCTTAAAGTCTTATGTTGGGGTAAGTTAAATTTTTATCCTAAGACCGGAGAGGTCTATCTTATCGTAAGAAGGGTAGAACCTATAGGTAAAGGGCTTATTGAGCTTAGAAAAGAACAATTAATCCAAAAATATCATCATTGGTTTGATCCTAACAACAAAAGGTCTTTACCACCTTATCCGCAAAAAATAGCAGTAATTACTTCTCTTTTTGGGGCTGCCCTGCAAGATTTCTTAAAAATCGTTTCTGAAAGATGGGAATTACAAGTTTTGATCTATCCATCAAGGGTGCAAGGAGAAGGTGCAGAAAAAGAAATCGTTCAGGCTATAAAAGATATAAACGAATACTTTAGTGATGTAGACATCATTTTTATTACCAGAGGGGGAGGGTCTGCTGAAGACCTTGCTCCGTTTAATACAGAAGAGGTGGTGTTAGGGATTAGAGCTTCAAAAATACCTGTAGTTTCTGCGGTAGGCCATGAGAGAGATTACACTATTTGTGATATGATAGCAGACAAACGTTGTCCTACCCCTTCGGCTGCTGCTCAAGAGGTTATTCCTGATAAAGTTAAATGGCTTGAAAAACTTGGGTTGTATAAGAAGAAGTTGAAGCAGTTTTTAGATATAATCCTTTCAAGAAAACAAAACAGCCTCTATCAGGTAAGGTTAGACTTAACCGAAAAAAGCCCGTTAAAAACCGTGTACCATTTAGAAAATTTTTTAAAAAATAGGTCAAATAAGTTAGAACTCATATTTAATCGTTTTTTAGATTTCCAAGAAAAAAGGATTTTTGAGCTTAAAGGTGCGTTAAAACGACACCATCCAAAGGAAATCTTGCAGATAGAGTTTGAGCGTCTGCAAACCTATAGGCAGTTTCTTGATTTAAGCCTTGAAAATTACCTTAAGACCTACGAAAATAAAGTAACTAATTTTAAAAATCTTCTTCGTTCTCTTTCACCTTTAAATATTTTAGAAAGAGGCTATAGTATAGTAAGAAAGGTGGATACTAAGAAAGTGGTAAAATCTGCTAAAGAGGTGGAAGTTAACGAACCTTTAGAAATAAAACTTAGTAAAGGAAGTTTGATAGTTAAGGTGTTAAGAATTCAGGATGAGGTATAGAAAAGATGGAGAGAGAATTAAGTTTTGAAGAGGCTTTAAACGAAATAGAGCAGATCCTAAAGCAATTAGAAAATAAAAACCTTGATTTAGAAAAAGCTATAGAGCTTTATGAAAGGGGGATGTTTTTAATACGGTTTTGTGAAGAAAAGCTTAAAAAAGCCAGGGCTAAAGTAGAAGTTATCCTTAAAGATGAAAAAGGGTTTAACCTTGAAACCTTAGAGAGGGCTTCAGAGATTTTAAAAGATGGAAATTAAAGAATTTGATATTTTGGCATATCTTAAAGAAAAGGCCGAGAAGGTAGAAAAGGTTTTAACTGAATTTTTTCCTAAGCCTAAAGGGTATGGTAGTCGTGTAATCGAGGCTGCTTTCTATAGTCTTTCTGCAGGGGGGAAGAGAATTCGTCCTGTTTTATGTTTAGCGGGTTGTGAAGCAGTAGGAGGAAGGGATGAAGATGTAGTTTTTTTTGCTGCTGGGATTGAATGTCTTCATACTTATTCTTTAATTCACGACGACCTTCCTGCTATGGATGACGACGATTTTAGAAGAGGAAAACCTTCTTGTCATAAAGCCTTTGATGAAGCAACCGCCATCTTAGCTGGAGACGGGTTGCAAAGTTTGGCTTTTTGGTTTTTTACCCATCCTGAGCAGGTAAAACGAGTGAACAAAATTCGTCTTTTAAAGGCAGTTCATTTGGTTTCTCAGGCAGTAGGTCTTGAAGGAATGGTAGGAGGTCAAATGGCTGATCTTTTGATGGAAGGTAAGAAGGCAGGATTGAAGGTGCTAAAATGGATCCATCTTAATAAAACCGTAAAACTTATCGAAGCCTCGTTGTTAGCAGGAGCTTTGTTGGCAAAGGCTAAAAAAAAGGAGTTGCAAGCTTTAAAGTCTTATGGTAAACATCTTGGGATGGCCTTTCAGATAGTAGATGACCTTTTAGACATTATAGGGGACGAAAAAAATTTGGGTAAAAAGACCTTTTCTGATATAAAAAAACAAAAACTTACCTATCCCTCTACCTTGGGGCTTGAAAAAACCAAGGACCTTGCAGAAATACATACGCAAAAAGCCATCTCATCTTTAGAGGTTTTAGGAGAAAAGGCTCAACCTTTAAGGGCTATAGCTGAATTTGTTTTAAACAGGGTGTATTGATGAAGTTTTTAAAAAAGATAAATTCTCCTCAAGATTTAAAGAAACTTAAGCTATCTCACTTAAAGGCTCTGAGTCAAGAGATAAGGGAATATATTTTGGAGGTTACCTCTAAAAATGGAGGCCATGTGGCCCCTAATTTAGGGGTAGTAGAATTGACCTTAGCCTTACATTATGTATTTAATTCTCCTCAAGATAAAATCATCTGGGATGTGGGACATCAATGTTATACTCATAAGCTTATAACCGGAAGAAGAGACTTTTTTCCTACTTTGAGACAGTACGGAGGTATAGCGGGTTTTCCTAAAAGGTCAGAAAGTCCTCATGATATTCTTGATACAGGGCATAGTAGCACTTCTATTTCTGCGGGTCTTGGGATAGCAACAGCCTTACGACTTAAACAAGAAAAAGGCAAGGTAATTATCGTTATAGGAGATGGGTCTATCACCGCAGGTTTAGCCTTTGAGGGATTAAACAACGCAGGATTTTCGAAGGAAGACCTTTTGGTAGTGCTTAATGATAATGAGATGTCTATTGCTCCTAATGTAGGAGCCCTTTCCTCTTTTATCTCAAAAAGACTTACAGGAAATTTAGTACGATTTATTAAAAGAGAAATAGAGGCTATTAGCCATAAAATCCCAGGTGGAGAAAACTTACTGAACCTTCTTAAAAAAGGAGAAGAACTTCTTAAAGTAGCCATCACTCCAGGGGCTCTTTTTACTGCTTTAAACTTTGAATATATAGGACCGGTTGATGGGCATGATTTAGAGGATTTGATAAAAATAATGAATAATCTAAAATCGTTAAAAGGTCCTGTTTTATTACATGTTATCACTAAGAAAGGAAAGGGTTATCCTTATGCTGAAGCCGACCCTGAAACCTTTCATGGCATAGGGCCTTTTGAGGTTAAGACAGGTAAACCTTTAAAATCTTCTAATGCCCCTCCTTCTTATACAGAAATTTTTGGTAAAGCTATGTTAAGGCTCGCAGAAATAGAACCAAGATTGGTAGCTATCACCGCTGCGATGCGTTCAGGGACCGGCCTTAAAGAATTCTCTGAGAGATACCCTAAAAGGTTTTTTGATGTGGGTATTTGTGAGCAACATGCAGTTACCTTTGCCACAGGTTTAGCTTTAGAGGGTTTTATTCCCGTTTGTGCAATCTATTCTACCTTTTTACAAAGGGCCTTTGACCAGATAATCCATGATGTAGCCTTAAATAAAGTTAAAGTAATTTTTGCGATAGACCGTGCAGGGTTGGTAGGAGAAGATGGCCCAACCCATCATGGGGCTTTTGATCTTTCTTACTTAAGGCTTATTCCTAACTTAGTAGTTATGGCCCCAAAAGATGAAAACGAGCTTCAGCATATGCTTTATAGTGCATTAAAGTATCCTGGTCCTGTAGCCATAAGATATCCAAGAGGAACTGGGGTTGGAGTAAGCTTAGATTGGGAGTTTAAAGAAATACCTTTTGGTAAAGGAGAAGTAATAAAATCAGGTAAAGACTTAACCATCATAGCCGTAGGTCATATGGTCCATCCAAGCCTAAAAGCTGCTTTAGAAGCAGAAAAATTTGGTCTTTCTGTAGAGGTTTTAAACGCAAGGTTTATTAAGCCCCTTGACGAAGAACTAATCTTGCTATCCGCTGAAAAAACCAAAAAAGTACTTGTGGTCGAAGAAAACACCCTTATTGGTGGTTTTAGCTCAGCGGTAGTTGAATTATTTATGGATAAAGGGATAAAAGATATTCAGGTAAAAAGATTAGGGCTTCCAGATAAATTTATAGAACATGGAGACCTAAAGACTTTACGTTCTAAATATGGTCTTGATACTGAAGGAATTCTTCTTAAAATAAAGGAATTCTTGGTTTAAAAAATATCAATTATAGGCTTTTTTCCCAGCTTGTAAAAAAACATAACATGTTTAATATATTTAATTAACATGGTTACGTTAAGCAAAATTTTAGATCAGATACAGAGTTATTTACCGGGATGTAATACTCGTTTGGTAGAGAAGGCCTACTTCTTGGCTGCTAAGGTTCATGAAGGTCAGGTCAGGAAATCTGGAGATCCTTATCTTTCTCATCCTATGGAAGTTGCCTATATTCTTGCCCTTATGAAGCTTGACCTTCCTACCATAGCTGCTGGGTTATTACATGATGCGGTAGAGGATAGTAGCATAACTTTAGAGGAGATAAAAAAAGAATTTGGAGAAGAAGTAGCCTTTATCGTAGATGGTGTAACCAAGCTTAAAAACCTTCCTAATCCTGCAGACAAACCTACCTCTACTGATAAACTTACCAAGCAGGCAGAAAACATAAGAAAGATTATTCTTGCGATGTCAAAAGACCTAAGGGTCATTTTGGTAAAGTTAGCAGACAGACTTCATAACATGCGCACTTTAGAGTATCAACCAGAATATAAGAGAATAAGGATTGCTAGAGAGACCCTTGAAATATATGCCCCTCTGGCTGGTAGGTTAGGTATAGACTGGGTAAAAAATGAATTAGAAGATCTAAGTTTTAAATATCTATATCCTGAAGAATATCGTAGACTAAAACAAGAGGTAGAGAAAAGGGTAGAAGCCTCTCAACAGTATATAGAAAAGGTTAAAACCCTTTTAACAGACCTTTTAGAAAAACACGGTATCAAAGGTAGGGTCTTAGGAAGGGTAAAACACCTTTATAGTATTTACAAAAAATTA is a genomic window containing:
- a CDS encoding TIGR01212 family radical SAM protein (This family includes YhcC from E. coli K-12, an uncharacterized radical SAM protein.); this encodes MKNLIFYRSLNSFLKQKFGEKVKKIPLDAGLSCPNRDGTKGYGGCIYCDSKGSGTGLYAEGRTLEKQVLYFLNIYKPKGFNKFIAYFQSFSNTYADPETLKNLYDIVFLDRSIVGLAIGTRPDCISQEVVELLLGYVNLGYYVWVELGLQTIHNETLKKINRGHTFEDFLEAYQLLKKFGLPVVVHIIFGLPGETREMMLETVKTLAKLQIDGIKFHALYIPKGSQLEVLYHQKQITPLDKEEYVSLVAEALTYLPENTVIHRLCSEARKEDLVAPLWVAEKREVVALIQKFMQAHQLYQGKNYNS
- the xseA gene encoding exodeoxyribonuclease VII large subunit; the encoded protein is METSQTVDSLEKNCFTVKEITQKVKTLIEEGFSLLWVEGEITNLRYAQNGNVYFNLTEEDAGIKAIIFNGQKNGEIFSYLKNGLKVLCWGKLNFYPKTGEVYLIVRRVEPIGKGLIELRKEQLIQKYHHWFDPNNKRSLPPYPQKIAVITSLFGAALQDFLKIVSERWELQVLIYPSRVQGEGAEKEIVQAIKDINEYFSDVDIIFITRGGGSAEDLAPFNTEEVVLGIRASKIPVVSAVGHERDYTICDMIADKRCPTPSAAAQEVIPDKVKWLEKLGLYKKKLKQFLDIILSRKQNSLYQVRLDLTEKSPLKTVYHLENFLKNRSNKLELIFNRFLDFQEKRIFELKGALKRHHPKEILQIEFERLQTYRQFLDLSLENYLKTYENKVTNFKNLLRSLSPLNILERGYSIVRKVDTKKVVKSAKEVEVNEPLEIKLSKGSLIVKVLRIQDEV
- the xseB gene encoding exodeoxyribonuclease VII small subunit, yielding MERELSFEEALNEIEQILKQLENKNLDLEKAIELYERGMFLIRFCEEKLKKARAKVEVILKDEKGFNLETLERASEILKDGN
- a CDS encoding polyprenyl synthetase family protein, whose translation is MEIKEFDILAYLKEKAEKVEKVLTEFFPKPKGYGSRVIEAAFYSLSAGGKRIRPVLCLAGCEAVGGRDEDVVFFAAGIECLHTYSLIHDDLPAMDDDDFRRGKPSCHKAFDEATAILAGDGLQSLAFWFFTHPEQVKRVNKIRLLKAVHLVSQAVGLEGMVGGQMADLLMEGKKAGLKVLKWIHLNKTVKLIEASLLAGALLAKAKKKELQALKSYGKHLGMAFQIVDDLLDIIGDEKNLGKKTFSDIKKQKLTYPSTLGLEKTKDLAEIHTQKAISSLEVLGEKAQPLRAIAEFVLNRVY
- the dxs gene encoding 1-deoxy-D-xylulose-5-phosphate synthase; the protein is MMKFLKKINSPQDLKKLKLSHLKALSQEIREYILEVTSKNGGHVAPNLGVVELTLALHYVFNSPQDKIIWDVGHQCYTHKLITGRRDFFPTLRQYGGIAGFPKRSESPHDILDTGHSSTSISAGLGIATALRLKQEKGKVIIVIGDGSITAGLAFEGLNNAGFSKEDLLVVLNDNEMSIAPNVGALSSFISKRLTGNLVRFIKREIEAISHKIPGGENLLNLLKKGEELLKVAITPGALFTALNFEYIGPVDGHDLEDLIKIMNNLKSLKGPVLLHVITKKGKGYPYAEADPETFHGIGPFEVKTGKPLKSSNAPPSYTEIFGKAMLRLAEIEPRLVAITAAMRSGTGLKEFSERYPKRFFDVGICEQHAVTFATGLALEGFIPVCAIYSTFLQRAFDQIIHDVALNKVKVIFAIDRAGLVGEDGPTHHGAFDLSYLRLIPNLVVMAPKDENELQHMLYSALKYPGPVAIRYPRGTGVGVSLDWEFKEIPFGKGEVIKSGKDLTIIAVGHMVHPSLKAALEAEKFGLSVEVLNARFIKPLDEELILLSAEKTKKVLVVEENTLIGGFSSAVVELFMDKGIKDIQVKRLGLPDKFIEHGDLKTLRSKYGLDTEGILLKIKEFLV